The following proteins are co-located in the Gavia stellata isolate bGavSte3 chromosome 18, bGavSte3.hap2, whole genome shotgun sequence genome:
- the LOC104257487 gene encoding melanin-concentrating hormone receptor 1-like, which produces MDFKTNHTESLNSCIPNSSKAIQNFSLSGDPSRMSYGSFIMPTLFGIICLLGIIGNSLVICTVLKKSGPTSSVPDIFIISLSMVDLLFLLGMPFLIHQLLGNGAWHFGETMCTIITALDANSQFTSTYILTAMSIDRYLATVYPFTSTRFRKRPVAILVICVLWALSFLSITPVWMYAQLIPLPGGLLGCGICLPDPQRDIYWYTLYQFFLVFAIPFALITVAYRRILLKMARSSEALMSQRCTRARTKKLTRTAIAICVAFFICWAPFHILQLAQLAMTRPTLPFYYAYNVAISLGYANSCLNPFIYILLGQNFQRRFGVPVRPAAAGQASPHGSKSIQGDATESGQPLLHLVSISGR; this is translated from the exons atggattttaaaacaaatcacaCCGAGAGCTTGAACAGCTGCATCCCCAACAGCTCCAAGGCTATTCAAAACTTTTCTCTGTCTG GTGACCCCAGCAGGATGAGCTATGGCAGCTTCATCATGCCCACCCTGTTTGGTATTATCTGCCTGTTGGGCATTATTGGTAACAGTCTGGTTATCTGCACAGTCTTAAAGAAATCTGGCCCTACCAGTAGTGTCCCAGATATCTTCATCATCAGCCTCTCCATGGTGGACCTGCTCTTCCTCCTGGGCATGCCCTTCCTCATCCACCAGCTGCTGGGGAACGGAGCCTGGCACTTTGGGGAGACGATGTGCACAATCATCACCGCCCTGGATGCCAACAGCCAGTTCACCAGCACCTACATCCTCACTGCTATGTCCATCGACCGCTACCTGGCCACCGTCTACCCCTTCACCTCCACTCGCTTCAGGAAGCGCCCTGTGGCAATCCTCGTCATCTGTGTGCTCTGGgccctttccttcctcagcaTTACGCCTGTGTGGATGTATGCTCAGCTCATCCCTTTGCCTGGAGGTCTACTAGGCTGCGGAATTTGTCTGCCAGACCCCCAGAGGGACATTTATTGGTACACTCTCTACCAATTCTTCCTGGTCTTTGCCATCCCTTTTGCCCTCATCACAGTGGCCTACAGGAGGATCCTGCTCAAGATGGCCAGGTCCTCAGAAGCACTGATGAGCCAAAGATGTACCAGGGCACGAACAAAAAAACTGACCCGTACAGCAATTGCTATTTGCGTGGCCTTCTTCATTTGCTGGGCACCTTTCCACATCCTGCAACTGGCCCAGCTTGCCATGACTCGCCCCACCCTGCCTTTCTACTACGCCTACAACGTGGCTATCAGCCTGGGTTATGCCAACAGTTGTCTGAACCCCTTCATCTACATCTTGCTGGGCCAAAATTTCCAGAGGCGGTTTGGGGTCCCTGTAaggccagcagctgcagggcaggctTCCCCACATGGGAGCAAAAGCATTCAGGGGGATGCAACTGAGTCAGGGCAGCCACTGCTACATTTGGTGTCCATCTCGGGCAGGTAG